The following are from one region of the Cinclus cinclus chromosome 7, bCinCin1.1, whole genome shotgun sequence genome:
- the MRPL43 gene encoding large ribosomal subunit protein mL43 has product MTGRGSPSRFLTAVLHNGVGRYVRQLQRLQLLFSPTAADARGARQFVEEAAQDFARQHPDVVLYVSPHSGPGPAPVLRAEYLNGTVREELIASKTSEEIVQLATKLANQSGLDIIRIRKPFHTDNPSVQGQWHPLTNKPSILTVQGPRLQPQ; this is encoded by the exons ATGACGGGCCGCGGGTCGCCCAGCCGGTTCCTGACCGCCGTGCTGCACAACGGCGTGGGCCGCTACGTGCGGCAGCTCCAGCGCCTGCAGCTCCTCTTCAGCCCCACCGCGGCCGACGCCCGCGGCGCCAG GCAGTTCGTGGAGGAGGCGGCACAGGACTTCGCCCGGCAGCACCCCGATGTCGTCCTTTACGTGAGCCCCCACtcgggcccgggcccggccccggtgctgcgggCCGAGTACT TGAACGGGACGGTGCGGGAGGAGCTCATCGCCAGCAAGACGAGTGAGGAGATCGTGCAGCTGGCCACCAAGCTGGCCAACCAGTCCGGCCTGGACATCATCCGCATCCGCAAGCCCTTCCACACTGACAACCCCAGTGTCCAGGGCCAGTGGCATCCCCTCACCAATAAACCCTCCATCCTCACTGTCCAGGGCCCACGCCTGCAGCCCCAGTAA
- the SEMA4G gene encoding semaphorin-4G has translation MSGGPAHLLTTLFMAAAALGYPSRHSATDLDATPRMTVTFDELSGVRRFNAHTLNYSTLLLEDDRGILYVGARGAIFALNSSDVADGSHHTIHWEASPEKQMDCLQKGKNNKTECFNHVRFLQRLNSTHLYACGTYAFHPLCAAIDANRFMLPSHFEEGKEKCPYDPARGYTGLIVDGGLYTATRYEFRSLPDIRRNLHQRPLKTEESPLHWLNDAEFVTSVLVRESKDSPVGDDDKIYYFFMERAGEETTSFFDKSQAARVARVARVCKSDVGGKKILQRKWTSFMKARLVCYIPYYEVLRSVCSLDGGGWASTVFYATFTLSTQWRTMEASAVCRYNISAVQRAFEGPYMEYQDWAHKWSRYDGAVPEPRPGSCITDHSRRKGYNSSQDLPNSVLDFVKLHPLMFEEVKPAGGEPLLVKKNVVYSQLAVDRVMALDGRSYDVLFMGTGDGWIHKAVVVNSGIHIVEEVQVFRDLQPVESLVISHIQRSLYVGAASGIVQVPLASCSRYASCYDCILARDPYCVWDGRACRTIATRDSTGLVQDIQSGNKGCWSIFGRVRIPTGSLPWKNRTVLQGDDVLLPCDQRSNLARAVWLLNGSEVQGMGQDRLRVGVDGLLVMSTLPQHSGEYRCYGEEQGLRTLLATYSLTVLPELPRSPTAAPSPHAASQATNDMKVAYISTIVTLVVLCTVLSTILLYMSCLEKRKGKYVLGEPRPASVELQTVSANCLRKGPREEEEEDLTYPDGCLRIIPGEAPTAATSPVKELPVAVPPLPPPLPAELTNGVGALPSVLRKMNGNSYMLLQQQEEPLASPLYSASFTEELSKILEKRKHTQLVEKLDESSV, from the exons ATGAGTGGAGGTCCAGCACATCTCCTGACAACTCTCttcatggcagcagcagccctgggctaCCCATCACGGCACTCTGCCACCGACCTGGATGCCACCCCCAGGATGACAGTCACCTTTGATG AGCTGTCAGGAGTCCGGCGCTTCAACGCGCACACCCTCAACTACAgcaccctgctgctggaggacgACCGGGGCATCCTCTACGTGGGCGCCAGGGGAGCCATCTTCGCCCTCAACTCCAGTGACGTGGCCGACGGCTCCCACCACACG ATCCACTGGGAAGCCTCCCCAGAGAAGCAGATGGACTGCCTGCAAAAGGGCAAAAACAACAAG ACCGAGTGCTTCAATCATGTGCGGTTCCTGCAGCGGCTGAACAGCACCCACCTCTATGCCTGTGGGACCTACGCCTTCCACCCGCTCTGTGCTGCCATC GATGCCAACAGGTTCATGTTGCCGTCCCACTTTGAGGAAGGCAAGGAGAAATGCCCATATGACCCTGCCCGTGGCTACACCGGCCTCATTGTGG ATGGAGGCTTGTACACAGCAACACGCTACGAGTTTCGGAGCCTCCCTGACATTCGGAGGAACCTGCACCAGCGGCCACTGAAAACAGAGGAGTCCCCGCTGCACTGGCTGAATG ACGCTGAGTTTGTGACCTCTGTGCTGGTCCGGGAGAGCAAGGACAGCCCTGTGGGTGATGACGATAAAATCTACTACTTCTTCATGGAGCGGGCAGGAGAGGAGACCACGTCCTTCTTTGACAAGAGTCAGGCGGCCCGAGTGGCCCGGGTGGCCCGTGTCTGCAAG AGTGATGTGGGGGGGAAGAAGATTCTGCAGCGCAAGTGGACGTCCTTTATGAAGGCACGCCTGGTCTGCTACATCCCCTACTATGAGGTGCTGCGCAGTGTCTGCAGCCTGGATGGGGGTGGCTGGGCCAGCACTGTCTTCTATGCCACCTTCACACTCTCAACACAGTG GAGGACCATGGAGGCCTCGGCTGTGTGCCGCTACAACATCTCGGCAGTGCAGCGTGCCTTTGAGGGCCCCTACATGGAGTACCAGGACTGGGCTCACAAATGGTCCCGCTACGACGGTGCAGTGCCCGAGCCCCGGCCTGGCTCT TGCATCACAGACCACTCCCGCAGGAAGGGCTACAACTCCTCACAGGACCTGCCCAACAGTGTCCTGGACTTTGTCAAGCTGCACCCGCTCATGTTTGAGGAGGTGAAGCCAGCTGGCGGGGAGCCGCTCCTGGTGAAGAAGAACGTGGTGTACAGCCAGCTGGCTGTAGACAGGGTGATGGCCCTGGATGGCCGCTCCTATGATGTGCTCTTCATGGGGACAG ggGATGGCTGGATCCACAAGGCTGTGGTGGTGAACTCTGGCATCCACATTGTGGAGGAGGTGCAGGTGTTCAGggacctgcagcctgtggagagcCTGGTGATCTCCCATATCCAG AGGAGCCTGTATGTAGGGGCAGCCAGTGGGATCGTGCAGGTGCCCCTGGCCTCCTGCAGCAGGTACGCCTCCTGCTATGACTGCATCCTTGCCCGGGACCCCTACTGTGTCTGGGACGGCAGGGCATGCCGCACCATCGCCACCAGAGACAG cacagggctggtgcagGACATTCAAAGTGGCAACAAGGGATGCTGGAGCATCTTTGGACGAG TGCGTATCCCCACAGGCTCCCTGCCCTGGAAGAATCGGACGGTGCTGCAGGGGGAtgatgtgctgctgccctgcgACCAGCGCTCCAACCTGGCCCGAGCCGTGTGGCTGCTGAACGGCAGCGAAGTGCAGGGCATGGGGCAGGACCGGCTGCGTGTGGGGGTGGATGGGCTGCTGGTGATGAGCACGCTGCCCCAGCACAGTGGCGAGTACCGCTGCTACGGGGAGGAGCAGGGGCTCCGGACACTGTTGGCTACCTACAGCCTCACCGTGCTGCCCGAGCTGCCCCGCAGCCCTACAGCTGCCCCATCACCCCACGCTGCCAGCCAGGCGACCAATGACATGAAGGTGGCTTACATTTCCACCATCGTCACCTTGGTGGTGCTCTGCACTGTGCTCAGCACCATCCTCCTGTACATGTCCTGCCTGGAGAAGCGCAAGGGCAAGTATGTGCTAGGGGAGCCACGGCCAGCCAGCGTGGAGCTGCAGACTGTCTCAGCCAACTGCCTGCGCAAGGGCCcccgggaggaggaggaggaagaccTCACTTACCCCGATGGCTGCCTGCGGATCATCCCTGGCGAGGCACCCACAGCTGCTACCTCCCCAGTCAAAGAGCTGCCGGTTGCCGTACCCCCACTGCCACCCCCGCTGCCAGCTGAGCTCACCAATGGCGTGGGGGCTCTGCCCAGTGTCCTCCGCAAGATGAATGGCAACAGCTACatgttgctgcagcagcaggaggagccaCTGGCCTCTCCACTCTACAGTGCATCTTTCACTGAGGAGCTCAGCAAAATTCTGGAGAAGCGAAAACACACGCAACTGGTGGAAAAGCTGGACGAGAGCTCTGTGtag